The DNA window TTtagattcaatatattgTAGTTGAAAGCTATCATCATGGACTGACGCCGGAGTATTTATCTTATCTTTTTGGTACTCTAAAATGTCGAAACCAGCAGTTGCAACTGCGTTGCAAAAAATAACGATAATGGGGATAAAATTCATTAGCTTCCTAATACCACGAAACATTAGATATAATATGATGTATTGTGCCCCATGTTCTCGATATTTTAATACATTTTGCTtggatatatatatatatgtcaCTAGCCTTGCGATGCGTCGCACATTTTCTGGCAGCGTCGGAAATTTTAGTAAAGGACGTCAAAATGTATGAAACTTGTTTCATAAAACGTATTTACAGAATAAAAGGAATATATGAGAAATATCTATTAGGCATTCCCTATGTCGAACTGTGTGATGTACTTTCCATAAAATAGTATTTTCAGCCTGTTATAGAGGGGCGATTTGTATTCACTGTCTTTCGGAAGCCTTTCTACTATTCTACGGgccaatttttcatcgaCTTCAACGCCATGACTCTCAATTATACGTGAAATCATGCTGAAATTTCCCGTGGACGCAAATGAGTGGATGAATGTGGTACAATCTTTGTCGGATATGTCATCTTCTACTAGCATATAAAATGAAGccaaatttcttgattcttCTCCATTGCTTCTAGTCTCCATTTTTACAATAGCATCTATAAAATGCGATTTTATAGAAAGGAATAATTTCATGTCATTATTTTCCTTCAGAATTCTCATTAGACTCAGGATTTCATTGTAATGAATACATAGGGGagttaaaaattttaatattagTAGTTTTGCTTTTCTAAGCGTGGAAGATGGTTGTTCAAGAATTGGCATTAGATCACTGatataaattatttgtttTTGTCTGCagtattttttattttttgcttGGGATTTTTCTCTGACTAAGTCCAGATATGAGGATATGGTAGAAATGCTAGGTATTATGttatttacaaatattaacttgttcaaaagatttttagCAGTAGTAATGTCTTTGATTTTGGTATAATAGTGaattaattcttcaataatataGGGTTTAAAGGATTCCGTGCAATGGTGTTCCAAGTGAAATTTCTCGTCTATGAGAAAGAATAATTCACTTAATGGTATTGGTTTTACAGTATTCAACTGATTGAACGTATTCAACGCTTGGAAAAGTAATTTTTCCACCGTTCTAAATTGGTCTATGACCGAAAGTTCTATGTGCATGGACATAGAGCCCAGAACTAACTTTAAGCCTTCAATAGAATGAGTGTGTTTTTgaagtattgaaaaatatgcaTCCTCCAGAAAAATGCTCTTATCTGAATTTAGCATGAAATAATCTAGTAGGGAATTCAATGCCAAAGGTTTGATCGCTTCCATTTCGCACTTACTTCTTGACATTAACTGaattatttctttaaattgttGGTCATCACTTATATCAtgtaaatgaaattttggaatagTATCATTAGATAATTGGCAAAGCTGGATTTTTCTCGTACTAAGGTTCAGATTGTAATCATTTACCCATTTATGAAGAccaatatttgaattgaatttgagaGATATGGGAGTCAAAATGGTCTTGAAAGTTTTCGGATGCAATATTAATGAGGAGAAAATCGGTTTTCCATTGGCTATAGAAGTATTTCTTTGTTTATAACAAAGCCTGAATTGTTCAATTGGTGTGGCCCTGTAAAATGGATGGATCAATTTCTCAGGTGGTGGATTATATCTAAGAAAACCCTCCTTTCGACGTGGAGCGCTGTGAGATGCTCTAACTAACTTCAAGTACAGATTATTGTACCCAGTGTCACTTCCTATAGGCAATCTCTGCATAATGAAAGCGATTGCATCTATCTTGCTTCAGCACTAAAGCCCTCGAAGAGTCTTAATGTATTTCTTCTCGAAGAACTAAATTGTTTCGCTATAAACAACCGTACATCCCATAACAAAGATAATGCCAACCAGTATATCAGAGTACTTCTGAAGCCACTGAAGCTTAATAAAGCTGGCGCTTGTGTAGAATTGGACCGTGAATTAGCAATACTATCCAAGTTGCTTCATGTATTTTATGTCTAGTTACTTCTTACACATGCAAATGGCACTTTCCACAGAGAA is part of the Kazachstania africana CBS 2517 chromosome 1, complete genome genome and encodes:
- the AEP1 gene encoding Aep1p (similar to Saccharomyces cerevisiae AEP1 (YMR064W); ancestral locus Anc_2.631); the protein is MQRLPIGSDTGYNNLYLKLVRASHSAPRRKEGFLRYNPPPEKLIHPFYRATPIEQFRLCYKQRNTSIANGKPIFSSLILHPKTFKTILTPISLKFNSNIGLHKWVNDYNLNLSTRKIQLCQLSNDTIPKFHLHDISDDQQFKEIIQLMSRSKCEMEAIKPLALNSLLDYFMLNSDKSIFLEDAYFSILQKHTHSIEGLKLVLGSMSMHIELSVIDQFRTVEKLLFQALNTFNQLNTVKPIPLSELFFLIDEKFHLEHHCTESFKPYIIEELIHYYTKIKDITTAKNLLNKLIFVNNIIPSISTISSYLDLVREKSQAKNKKYCRQKQIIYISDLMPILEQPSSTLRKAKLLILKFLTPLCIHYNEILSLMRILKENNDMKLFLSIKSHFIDAIVKMETRSNGEESRNLASFYMLVEDDISDKDCTTFIHSFASTGNFSMISRIIESHGVEVDEKLARRIVERLPKDSEYKSPLYNRLKILFYGKYITQFDIGNA